The genomic segment AAGAAATTTGCCGCTGCTTATACGAGGACGGCAGGATTTGTTTGTATTGTCCGGAATCAGAGGAAACAAGAGAAATATCGTCTTCTACAGTTTTGCCTGTGCTGATGAGTTCCTTGAATTCGGAAAAGTTTAATCCATATGCTCCTGCGGATGTTTACGAATATTTCAAGGGCAAAATTGATTTGGTTGTAGATTTGGATGAATGCAGCATCCGAAACAAAAAGACATTTTCGGTTGTGAAATATGGAGCAAGCGGCTTAGAGATTATTGAAGAGGGTTCTTTTTCGTCTGAAATGCTTCGTAAAAACAGCTTAATTAAGATATTGTTTGTCTGCAGTGGAAATACCTGTCGAAGTCCGATGGCTGAAGCCATTTGTAAAAAGATTCTTTCGGATAAATTAGGTTGTTCTATTGACTCTCTTGAACGGTTTGGTTATAAGGTTGAATCGGCCGGTGTCTTTGCAGCTGACGGTCTTCGAGCAAGCAAAGAATCAGATATTATATGTCGCGAATACGGCGTTTCCTTAAATGAACATAAAAGCCGGTTTCTGACAAAACAGGCGCTTCAGGAAAGCGACCTTGTTTTTGTTATGACGGAATGCCATTTGTCTGATATCGAGCGAATGAGGCCGTCTGATTTTCAGGCATATCTATTGGATAAAAAGGCGGAAATTCCGGATCCGGCAGGACAGGATATAGACGTTTACAGAAGGTGTGCCAGACAAATAGAAAGGGCTCTTCGAGAAAGGATTGA from the Anaerohalosphaeraceae bacterium genome contains:
- a CDS encoding Sua5/YciO/YrdC/YwlC family protein, translating into METELIKLGKPLNKEAVRKVVRALEQGAIAALPTETGYGLAARALPDTLAGLDDLKEGAPAPHTVLLGKKEDISKYVPKVLRPVMKLIRNCWPGPLLLVFEMDQEGLQKMRSVFPEEICRCLYEDGRICLYCPESEETREISSSTVLPVLMSSLNSEKFNPYAPADVYEYFKGKIDLVVDLDECSIRNKKTFSVVKYGASGLEIIEEGSFSSEMLRKNSLIKILFVCSGNTCRSPMAEAICKKILSDKLGCSIDSLERFGYKVESAGVFAADGLRASKESDIICREYGVSLNEHKSRFLTKQALQESDLVFVMTECHLSDIERMRPSDFQAYLLDKKAEIPDPAGQDIDVYRRCARQIERALRERIEEIL